One stretch of Candidatus Neomarinimicrobiota bacterium DNA includes these proteins:
- a CDS encoding glycosyltransferase family 2 protein, whose product MNTGLTFSIILPVLNDQENLDRILDQFSKNSWDGNWELIVVDDGSSQPLSLGVDPQSHWRILRNSENRGVAISRNRGIDKAKGEYIIFLSVFLSIPDDYIQQITGFTKKVKFDFAQHLIVLEQNIKATQFQRFLGAHAERIDPSSTNLAITNCQFAAAVVKAETVRAVGGFDESMQHYGGHELDLIYRLDQAGYKRRVLINDIVLQRVKLEEHKRIQNRLREYGQVGLPNLLNKHPELTPMILKKPILWTLFSRVGFSRWLENRLGGLIDSNQPLSLFTYRLYLHILMRNAWDAR is encoded by the coding sequence ATGAACACCGGACTTACATTCTCAATCATCCTACCGGTCTTAAACGATCAGGAGAATCTGGATAGGATTCTTGACCAGTTCTCCAAAAATTCCTGGGATGGAAACTGGGAACTTATCGTGGTGGATGATGGCTCCAGCCAGCCCCTGAGCCTGGGGGTTGATCCGCAATCCCATTGGCGAATTCTAAGAAACAGCGAAAACCGGGGTGTCGCAATATCCAGGAACCGAGGAATAGACAAAGCCAAGGGTGAATACATCATTTTCCTCTCAGTCTTTCTTTCCATACCAGACGATTATATCCAGCAGATAACAGGGTTCACCAAAAAGGTCAAATTCGATTTTGCCCAACACCTGATTGTCCTCGAGCAGAATATCAAAGCCACCCAATTTCAGCGTTTTCTTGGCGCTCACGCCGAACGGATCGATCCGTCTTCAACAAACCTGGCTATTACCAACTGCCAATTTGCCGCAGCAGTGGTAAAAGCTGAGACCGTGAGAGCGGTAGGAGGGTTTGATGAATCAATGCAGCATTACGGGGGTCACGAGTTGGATCTGATCTATCGCCTGGATCAAGCTGGCTATAAGCGACGAGTATTGATTAATGATATTGTACTACAAAGGGTCAAGCTTGAGGAACATAAACGCATTCAAAATCGATTAAGAGAATATGGTCAGGTCGGGCTCCCAAATCTGCTAAATAAACATCCCGAGCTTACACCGATGATATTGAAGAAACCGATTCTATGGACCCTGTTTTCACGTGTTGGGTTTTCCCGTTGGCTTGAAAACCGACTTGGCGGTCTAATTGATTCAAATCAGCCGCTCAGCTTATTTACTTACAGATTATATTTACACATTTTAATGAGGAATGCATGGGACGCCCGCTGA